One genomic window of Rhizomicrobium sp. includes the following:
- a CDS encoding thymidylate synthase: MRQYHDLLELVLKTGVEKHDRTGTGTLSVFGHQARYDLAAGFPLLTTKKLFTKAIILELLWFLRGDTNVRWLQERGVTIWDEWADADGELGPVYGHQWRSWPSNNKEDGPDGGTIDQIANVVRDIKANPDSRRLIVTAWNPADVPKMALPPCHCLFQFYVANGRLSCQLYQRSADIFLGVPFNIASYALLTMMIAQVTGLAPGAFVHTLGDAHLYLNHIDQAREQLTRKPYPLPTMRLNPAVTSVFDFRYEDFTLENYRAHPTIKAEIAV; the protein is encoded by the coding sequence ATGCGTCAGTATCACGATCTTCTGGAACTGGTCCTCAAGACGGGCGTGGAGAAGCACGACCGCACCGGCACCGGTACGCTGTCGGTGTTCGGCCATCAGGCGCGCTACGACCTTGCCGCCGGATTTCCGCTGCTGACGACCAAGAAGCTGTTCACCAAGGCGATCATCCTGGAGCTTCTCTGGTTCCTGCGCGGCGACACCAATGTGCGCTGGCTGCAGGAGCGCGGCGTGACGATCTGGGACGAATGGGCGGACGCGGACGGTGAGCTCGGGCCGGTCTATGGCCATCAATGGCGAAGCTGGCCATCTAACAATAAGGAAGATGGGCCGGACGGCGGGACGATCGACCAGATCGCCAATGTCGTGCGCGACATCAAGGCCAATCCGGATTCGCGCCGGCTTATTGTGACAGCTTGGAATCCCGCCGACGTGCCGAAGATGGCGCTGCCGCCCTGCCACTGCCTGTTCCAGTTCTATGTCGCGAACGGGCGGCTGTCGTGCCAGCTCTATCAGCGCTCGGCGGACATCTTCCTGGGCGTGCCGTTCAACATCGCGTCCTATGCGCTTTTGACGATGATGATCGCGCAGGTGACGGGCCTCGCGCCCGGCGCGTTCGTGCACACGCTGGGCGACGCGCATCTCTATCTCAATCACATCGACCAGGCGCGCGAGCAGCTGACGCGCAAGCCCTATCCGTTGCCGACGATGCGCCTCAATCCGGCGGTGACCAGCGTGTTCGATTTCCGC